A region from the Prochlorococcus marinus XMU1408 genome encodes:
- a CDS encoding SRPBCC family protein encodes MGKWLDHTVINEIHAPVELVWKFWSDLDSMPLWMTWIESVKTVDEKTSTLPDLTEWTLAANGFRFKWKAQITERVEAEKLEWKSVGGLPTKGSVRFYSEESYKTVVKLKISYELPQVLANLMKANILGGMVTKELQKNLDGFKELVEKSS; translated from the coding sequence ATGGGAAAGTGGCTTGATCACACCGTAATCAATGAAATCCATGCACCAGTTGAACTTGTCTGGAAGTTTTGGAGTGATTTAGATTCAATGCCTTTGTGGATGACATGGATTGAGTCAGTTAAGACAGTCGATGAAAAGACCTCGACACTTCCCGATTTAACGGAGTGGACACTGGCAGCTAATGGCTTTCGTTTTAAATGGAAAGCTCAAATAACAGAAAGAGTAGAAGCAGAGAAATTGGAATGGAAATCAGTTGGTGGTCTACCTACTAAAGGTTCAGTACGTTTTTATAGTGAAGAGAGCTATAAGACTGTTGTTAAATTAAAAATATCTTATGAATTACCCCAAGTTTTAGCAAATCTGATGAAAGCAAATATTCTTGGAGGGATGGTCACAAAAGAATTACAAAAGAATCTTGACGGATTTAAAGAACTCGTCGAAAAATCATCATAA